In Colletotrichum higginsianum IMI 349063 chromosome 3, whole genome shotgun sequence, a genomic segment contains:
- a CDS encoding Protein phosphatase 2A regulatory B subunit: MKRFSQRVLSRGKDPNKPKKNKDSKDGTASPSSVGSGRDATQSPNPTPSSSTTNLADSRNKPLPPNNAGAHPGDHGTANQPSPLSNQQGAVPDRYSSAGAAQGANGGGSPARHGTLPPTVIISPSAPHVPPPGAAETMPHDLAPPKAGTKSLMFDRLHQTPKDVPEGLRTPKRQHSSRFDISAHRELEKLPGFHEVPPNRRQELFMQKIDQCNVIFDFNDASGDMKSKEIKRLALHELLDYVANNRQVITEPMYPRVVEMFAKNLFRPIPPPMNPQGEAFDPEEDEPVLEVAWPHIQVVYEFFLRFIESQDFNTNIAKAYIDHSFVLQLLELFDSEDPRERDFLKTTLHRIYGKFLNLRSFIRRSINNVFFQFTYETERFNGIAELLEILGSIINGFALPLKEEHKTFLTRVLIPLHKVKSLSMYHPQLAYCIVQFLEKDASLTEEVVLGLLRYWPKVNSTKEVMFLNEVEDIFEVMDPAEFAKVQEPLFHQLAKSVASPHFQVAERALYFWNNEYFCNLVSDNVEIILPIMFAPLYENSKGHWNRTIHGMVYNAMKLFMEINPQLFDDCSHEYTEQQNSAAAREALRERKWASITGQAEQRRSANGASNSGGPHAASLSRVDEVDGTEDNQKRLDSLKLQDGDRRDRRHERQDSGSEQNGEEKTEADEES; this comes from the exons ATGAAGCGCTTCAGCCAGAGGGTG CTCTCGCGCGGCAAAGACCCCAACAAACCTAAGAAGAACAAAGACTCCAAGGATGGCACCGCATCTCCGTCGTCCGTAGGCTCGGGACGCGACGCAACCCAGTCCCCCAATCCGAcgccatcgtcctcgacgaccaaCCTGGCCGATTCCCGCAACAAGCCCCTGCCTCCTAATAACGCCGGCGCTCATCCCGGAGATCACGGCACGGCGAACCAGCCGTCCCCGTTGAGCAATCAGCAAGGTGCCGTTCCGGACCGCTACAGCTCTGCTGGTGCCGCCCAGGGTGCTAACGGTGGAGGTTCTCCAGCTCGCCACGGAACGTTGCCGCCCACGGTGATCATCAGCCCCAGTGCTCCG cacgtccccccccccggtgcTGCCGAGACCATGCCTCATGATCTGGCGCCTCCGAAGGCGGGCACCAAGTCGCTCATGTTCGACCGCCTCCACCAGACACCGAAGGACGTGCCCGAGGGTCTCAGGACACCCAAGCGACAGCACTCGTCGAGGTTTGACATCTCGGCCCACCgtgagctcgagaagctccctGGCTTCCACGAAGTGCCCCCCAACCGCCGCCAGGAGCTGTTCATGCAAAAGATTGATCAGTGCAATGTCATCTTTGACTTTAACGATGCCAGCGGTGACATGAAGTCCAAGGAAATCAAGCGACTGGCCCTCCACGAGCTTCTCGACTACGTCGCCAACAACCGCCAAGTCATCACAGAACCCATGTACCCAAGAGTCGTCGAGATGTTCGCCAAGAATCTATTCCGTCCCATCCCCCCTCCGATGAATCCCCAAGGCGAGGCGTTCGACCCTGAAGAGGATGAGCCTGTCTTGGAGGTCGCGTGGCCACACATCCAGGTCGTTTACGAGTTTTTCCTCCGCTTCATTGAGAGCCAGGACTTCAACACCAACATCGCAAAGGCCTACATCGACCACAGCTTCGTTCTCCAGTTGCTAGAGCTGTTTGACTCCGAGGACCCGCGCGAGAGGGACTTCCTCAAGACGACACTGCACCGCATCTATGGCAAATTTCTCAACCTGAGATCGTTCATTCGTCGCTCTATCAATAACGTCTTCTTTCAGTTCACGTACGAGACGGAACGATTCAACGGCATTGCGGAGCTGCTGGAGATTCTGGGATCCATCATCAATGGTTTTGCCCTGCCCTTGAAGGAGGAGCACAAGACCTTTCTGACGCGCGTGTTGATACCATTGCACAAAGTCAAGAGTCTGAGCATGTACCACCCTCAGTTGGCGTATTGCATTGTCCAGTTTTTGGAAAAGGATGCGTCGCTGACAGAAGAA GTCGTACTTGGCTTGCTCCGATACTGGCCCAAGGTCAACAGCACAAAAGAGGTTATGTTCCTTAACGAGGTCGAAGACATCTTCGAAGTCATGGACCCGGCCGAGTTCGCCAAAGTTCAGGAACCGCTTTTCCACCAGCTTGCCAAGTCCGTCGCCAGCCCTCACTTTCAAGTCGCCGAGCGTGCGCTGTATTTCTGGAACAATGAGTATTTCTGCAATCTGGTCAGCGACAACGTGGAGATCATCTTGCCCATCATGTTTGCGCCACTTTATGAGAATTCCAAAGGACACTGGAACCG CACCATTCACGGCATGGTTTACAACGCGATGAAGCTGTTTATGGAGATCAACCCCCAATTGTTTGACGACTGCTCTCACGAGTATACCGAACAGCAAAACAGCGCTGCGGCGAGAGAAGCCTTGCGCGAGAGAAAATGGGCCTCGATTACGGGCCAGGCCGAGCAAAGGCGGTCGGCGAACGGTGCCTCAAACTCTGGTGGGCCACATGCTGCGTCGCTGTCCCGCGTCGACGAAGTTGACGGCACCGAGGACAACCAAAAGCGGCTAGACTCTCTCAAGTTGCAAGATGGTGACCGCAGGGATCGTCGACATGAACGACAAGACTCG GGCTCGGAACAGAACGGCGAAGAGAAGACCGAGGCGGATGAGGAGTCATGA
- a CDS encoding RNA polymerase iii transcription factor: protein MQSIAIDIEDERVNSDMMDESDHEGLQLNGTRGRPSAAQQNSNSAPQYPIPKRAMGAVEVPMIVMNLDRTEKAFGNISSFHNILDTERNTIPFYLNPESPFRRPIMSHSATSHNVVLKITVPKRTGRKRKKGSDGPWEGEVEMTDIPRSGPSREQIYSRSRLDNPKVLRRKMQDNVDSYDVEAVGVIKHTHRFRGMADFHWGLEQSPFISRFMNQVMPGDITQMRDFKFVDGVDQGPNVDIIPPPVWTPMTLPFIYNYSQNPYVRSELDQAGQTKLINTQLPTLIGYFLKADQYPIPDGPQSPYDGTDEEVTHCIARMQEAMEERPIWTRRSLMNKLGSIVRNANVMKRCVGYVGYQFRGGPWRDAIIKYGIDPRTDPAYRMYQTMIFNMRKLQAGHIGETWHAIRSLRTEQRQPQGDNHESHVFDGKSYWTDGKVWQICDISDPLIAKLFAEAPQRPEVDIYNSGWYHQGTWAKAKGIMKTKMIAIQFGRKLKDDDFSGIFDVRDTTPPPGASSVHVPLPDLELTDAEKRVLYGRRFKEPKKKRKGTAYRVTKSNGPRGVAAAAAAGSSTGTPNPETSIQEELMSAGEDSLEEDDSEGDDDEDGDFDDDGRVFAPVSGLDETMEEVGEEYGDEDEDGEGYGYDEDGEEYDDAHAHDNAGETHSKDVYAAEQPGEADMDVAYPSEALP, encoded by the exons ATGCAATCTATCGCCATTGACATCGAAGACGAGCGTGTCAACAGCGACATGATGGATGAGAGCGATCACGAGGGCCTTCAACTCAATGGAACGCGCGGTCGCCCTTCAGCAGCCCAGCAAAATAGCAACTCGGCACCTCAGTACCCAATCCCCAAGAGGGCCATGGGTGCCGTCGAAGTTCCCATGATTGTCATGAACCTGGATCGAACAGAAAAGGCATTTGGTAACATCTCGTCTTTTCACAAT ATCCTGGACACGGAGCGCAACACAATCCCGTTTTATCTCAACCCCGAGAGCCCCTTCCGCAGGCCCATCATGTCTCATAGTGCCACCAGCCACAACGTGGTGTTGAAGATCACGGTGCCGAAGCGGACCGGCAGAAAGCGGAAGAAGGGGTCCGACGGCCCGtgggagggcgaggtcgagatgacCGACATCCCCAGGTCGGGCCCTTCGAGAGAGCAAATCTACTCAAGGTCCAGGTTGGACAACCCAAAGGTTTTGCGGCGAAAAATGCAGGACAATGTCGACAGTTACGATGtggaggccgtcggcgtcatcaaACACACGCACCGCTTCAGAG GCATGGCCGACTTCCACTGGGGCCTCGAGCAGTCTCCTTTCATATCGAGATTCATGAACCAGGTTATGCCTGGCGACA TCACGCAGATGAGAGACTTCAAGTTTGTCGACGGCGTGGACCAGGGGCCGAACGTAGACATCATCCCGCCGCCGGTGTGGACGCCGATGACCTTGCCCTTCATCTACAACTACTCTCAGAACCCCTACGTTCGCTCGGAGCTCGATCAGGCTGGCCAGACCAAGCTCATCAATACTCAACTGCCGACCCTTATCGGCTACTTCCTCAAGGCGGACCAGTACCCGATTCCGGACGGGCCGCAGTCGCCCTacgacggcaccgacgaggaggtcacACATTGTATCGCGCGCATGCAAGAAGCGATGGAGGAACGCCCCATCTGGACACGCCGGTCGCTCATGAACAAGCTCGGCTCCATCGTCCGCAACGCCAACGTAATGAAGCGCTGCGTCGGCTACGTCGGCTACCAATTCCGGGGCGGGCCCTGGCGTGATGCTATAATCAAATACGGCATCGACCCGCGCACCGATCCGGCCTACCGGATGTACCAGACAATGATCTTCAACATGCGCAAACTGCAAGCAGGCCACATTGGCGAGACATGGCATGCAATCCGCAGCCTGCGCACCGAGCAGCGCCAGCCGCAGGGCGACAATCACGAGTCCCACGTCTTCGACGGCAAGTCGTACTGGACAGACGGCAAGGTTTGGCAGATCTGCGACATATCCGACCCGCTCATCGCAAAACTCTTCGCCGAGGCGCCGCAGCGGCCCGAGGTGGACATCTATAACAGCGGTTGGTATCACCAGGGTACGtgggccaaggccaagggcatcatGAAAACCAAGATGATTGCAATTCAGTTCGGTCGCAAACTTAAGGATGATGACTTTTCGGGCATCTTTGACGTGCGCgacacgacgccgccgccgggcgcCTCGAGCGTCCACGTGCCACTGCCGGACCTCGAgctcaccgacgccgagaagcgtGTGCTATACGGCCGCCGCTTCAAggagcccaagaagaagcgcaagggcACCGCCTACCGCGTCACCAAGTCTAACGGACCACGCGGCGTggccgctgcggcggcggcaggcagCAGTACCGGCACGCCGAATCCGGAGACGAGTATACAGGAGGAGCTGATGTCAGCCGGGGAAGACAGTCTCGAAGAGGATGACAGCGAgggtgatgacgacgaggatggcgattttgacgacgacgggcgcgTTTTTGCGCCTGTGTCTGGTCTTGACGAGACCATGGAGGAGGTTGGCGAAGAGtacggcgatgaggacgaggatggggAGGGCTATGGGTacgatgaagatggcgaggagtATGATGATGCGCATGCCCACGATAACGCGGGCGAGACGCATTCCAAAGATGTGTATGCGGCAGAGCAGCCCGGTGAAGCGGACATGGACGTGGCTTATCCCTCAGAAGCTTTGCCATGA